The genomic region AATAATTCACATCACATTATTTGCAAGATTAATTGCTTCAAAATGGCAATTGCATCCTGTAATTTATATATaggtagtttatttttttttgttgttgttgtttgttttttttttgttttttttttaataatctgctCTGGAAGACATGGAAGTTTTAGGGACTtaccttcatttctttttcttcattttttttttttaaaccctctTTCTTTGTACCCTGGAGGCTGtttgggggggcgggggggaaggaaaaaggagagagcaAGCAAGGAGACCGACAGACAAgtcatgcttgtttttttttttccagagcctCAACAACAGAACTGAGAGGCAGAAAGGAGCCAGTTGTAATTCATACCGAGTTGTAGGCTTTGTGTGATGAAAGCGACGGAGCGCTGCCTGGGAGATTGCTTTGCTGCACTCCACGAAGCAGATTTGAAACTGTCGTGGACCACTTTAGATGAGAGTTGGATTATGGAATGACCTGCTATGTCTGTGTCATATTGTTCTGCGCAGGGTGCATTATACTGTGCTAACTAGGTGTTCAGTACCAAATAAGAGAGGTATCCTAGATGTGATCTGTCAGCTGTGtctcatatttttatattggtTAACatataaaactgaaacagtGATGAGAGAGGACAGAGCAGTTGGGTACCTTGTAtgttataaataaatctgcacTCAGAGTATTTAAATTGTACCAAGTCTTATTTAATTACTTTGAGAAATCTGGCACTACCTATATATctaccttaaaaacaaaaaatatcctcCCCCTACTGAATCAACATTAAATGTGCCTCAGTGTATATGTGCCTATAAAAAACCAATCTGACTGTTTATAGTGCTTCATCAGGGTATTGtatgtttttttatgtttttttctttaagggtTTGTGATGTTAAGTACAGTGTTTCAGAGAGCTGAAGAAGTTAACAGGTGGTACACTCAAGAACTTGCTTAAGATATTTAGGAAAAAGGCCAAGTTTGCTGTTAACTCTGTTTTTCCCTGCTGCCCTAGGCTTGAAGATGCAGTGGACGCCGGAGCATGCCCAGTGGCCAGAACAGCACTTTGATATCACTTCCACCACCCGGTCCCCTGCCCACAAGGTGGAAGCCTACCGGGGGCACTTGCAGCGCACCTACCAGTACGCCTGGGCCAACGATGACATCTCAGCTCTCACTGCCTCCAACCTCTTGAAAAAGTATGCAGAAAAATACTCCGGTATATTGGAAGGCCCGGCCGAGCGGCCCATTCTCAGCAATTACTCTGAAGCTCCCTCAGGGCTGGTGAATGGTCGGAAGAATGAAAGTGAGCCCTGGCAGCCTTCGCTGAATTCAGAGAGTGTGTATCCCATGAACTGTGTCCCAGACGTTATCACCGCCAGCAAAGCCGGTGTAAGCGCAGCCCTCCCTCCCACAGACGTCTCGGCCAGCATTGGGAGTTCACCTGGGGTGGCCAGCAACCTGGCTGAACCCAGTTACTCCAGCAGCACCTGTGGAAGTCACACTGTTCCAAGTCTTCATTCAGGGCTCCCATCTCAGGAATACGCCACAGGATACAATGGCTCATACTTGCATACCAGTTACAGCGGCCAGCCAGCACCTGCACTTCCGTCCCCTCATCCGTCCCCCCTGCATAGCTCGGGGCTTTTACAgccgccaccaccaccgccgccaccaccaGCCCTGGTCCCCGGCTACAACGGGACCTCTAACCTCTCCAGTTACAGCTACCCATCTGCCAGTTATCCTCCTCAAACTGCTGTTGGCCCTGGGTATAGCCCCGGGGGTGCCCCGCCACCTTCAGCATACCTGCCATCAGGAATCCCTGCTCCgaccccgctgccccccaccACCGTCCCCAGCTACTCTTACCAGGGCCATGGTCTGACTCCCATTGCACCATCTGCCCTGACAAACACTTCAGCCAGCTCTCTCAAAAGGAAAGCTTTCTACATGGCAGGGCAAGGAGAAATGGACTCCAGTTATGGAAATTACAGCTATGGCCAACAGAGATCTACACAGAGTCCCATGTATCGAATGCCCGACAACAgcatttcaaatgcaaacagGGGGAATGGTTTTGACAGAAGTGCTGAAACATCATCCTTAGCATTTAAGCCAACAAAGCAGCTGATGTCCTCTGAACAGCAGAGGAAATTCAGCAGCCAGTCTAGCAGGGCTCTAACACCCCCATCCTATAGTACTGCTAAAAACTCACTGGGTTCGAGATCGAGTGACTCATTTGGGAAGTATACCTCCCCAGTAATGAATGAGCACGGTGACGAGCACAGGCAGCTCCTTCCTCACCCAATGCAAGGCCCGGGACTTCGTGCAGCTACCTCATCCAACCACTCTGTGGACGAGCAACTGAAGAATACTGACACACACCTCATTGACCTTGTTACCAATGAGATTATCAACCAAGGACCTCCCGTGGACTGGAATGACATTGCTGGCCTAGATCTAGTAAAGGCCGTCATTAAAGAGGAGGTTTTATGGCCAGTATTGAGGTCAGATGCATTCAATGGACTGACTGCTCTACCTCGGAGCATCCTTTTATTCGGACCTCGGGGAACAGGCAAAACGTTAATGGGCAGATGTATAGCTAGTCAGCTGGGGGCCACGTTTTTCAAAATCACTGGCTCTGGCCTTGTCACAAAGTGGttaggagaaggagaaaaaattgtCCATGCCTCCTTCCTTGTGGCAAGGTGTCGCCAACCCTCAGTGATTTTTGTTAGTGACATTGAtatgcttctttcttctcaagTGAGTGAAGAACACAGTCCAGTAAGTCGGATGAGAACCGAGTTCCTTATGCAGCTGGACACTGTACTGACTTCTGCTGAGGACCAAATAGTAGTAATTTGCGCCACAAGTAAACCGGAAGAAATTGATGAATCTCTTCGAAGGTACTTCATGAAACGACTTTTAATCCCACTTCCTGACAGCACAGCGAGGCACCAGATAATAGTACAACTGCTCTCACAGCACAATTATTGTCTCAATGACAAGGAGGTTGCACTGCTTGTCCAGCGCACAGAAGGCTTTTCTGGACTAGATGTGGCTCACTTGTGTCAGGAAGCAGTGGTGGGCCCACTCCATGCCATGCCAGCCACAGACCTTTCAGCCATTATGCCCAGCCAGTTGAGGCCAGTTACATATCAAGActttgaaaatgctttctgcAAGATACAGCCTAGCATATCTCAAAAAGAGCTTGATACATATGTTGAATGGAACAAAATGTTTGGTTGCAGTCAGTGatactacttaaaaaaaaaaaaaaaaaaaaaaaaaagtaatgaatgtTGGCACACACAGAACCTGCTACATAGGGTAGAGAACCCTTTTCAGTAGTGTTAAAATTGCAAAGGGTACTGGGAAGACTAAAATTTACCTTGCCTCTAAAGAGCCAGGGTAGACTTGAAGGAAAAGTGCATCAAACAAGAGCTGCTGATCTGAAAAAGCCACACATGACAGAAAGCGCATGTTGATGCTCAGTTCTGTTCAAGCTAGACAATACTCACCAAGGAGCAAGGTGCAAGTGGGTTGATTTCAGAAGGACATGAACCCTGTGTGTTGATTCCATTCTGCTGTTCTTGAGATTTAGTTGCTGTCAAGTGCCTGAAgtggtgctttattttttgtttgcctcACAATTACATTGGTGGCATGTGCTAATATAAAGAGCTTTAACTTCAAACATTATTGGACTAAAGAGATGAACGGTTGTGTTGCGACAGAGAACCAGATTTTTGCTATTCTAAGAGCAACAGTATTCCTCAATCCTGTCTGTTCTGTGGTGTTAAACTAAGAACAGGTAAAACAGGGTAATGGTAATCTGGACCTTAATTTCTGCAgttcatttcttttaatgttctGTCTGCAAAAACTCAGGAAAGTGATTGTGATTTGTACAGTACCTCAAAGGAATGTGTTGAAAGCACTATGTACTGCTGAGAGTTATAGGCTAGGCTTCAATGTTactttatattaaatatgtatgtttACCTCAACAATTGGAAAATGGCAAGGAAAATTACTTTGAATGTATCCAGGAAAAAACTAAAGTGTGATATGACTGAAGctttacaggtttttttttgttggtgttttgtgtttttgtttgtttgttttgttttgttttgttttgaaatagaaacagaagaatttCCTAGTGTTAAGAAATGGTTCTTTTGCCAATTTGTCAGATCAAACCagaatgatttttcttgttgGTAAACTGTAAGAGTTTTCAGCATATCGCTCCTTGATAATTACGTGATACAGTCTTTAGAAGGTGCATAGATGAACAAAGAGCCACTTAATTGGTTTAACAGCTGAAACAGTCAACTGTAAGATTTGGTAGGACTCTGAGAGGCATATTACCTTAAGCTGTGACTGCTTACACGGCTCTGGTCGTGGTTTTGAGGTTATTTTGGTGGAGCTGTAGGGAGTGGAATCAGTGTAGGTCACTGCCAGAGCTATGGGTTGCAGAGCTGTTTATAGCAATGCAGTAGACTGTGACCAAACAAACAGTacaaataacaaagcaaaaccgAACCCTCaaagtacatttattttcattcctaaaCTGTAAagttgagtttttgttttgtgcgTACAACTCCATTGTCCTTAATGCAATCTTCATTTAGCATCCATTAGAAATCTTCCAGGCTGGAGTGTGCCCACCATTATTTCTACCTCAGTTTTGTTACATTTCTCTTGGAAAGCAAAGTAAGAAATAGggcaaaaaccaaaaccaacacagAAGTCAGATTACATTAGGAATGTGAACCTGCTAAACGAGTTTCAGAGAGCTGCTGGTTTTCCCCTGAAGTCAATTTTTCTCTATGCTAGTGCTCTTTATCCCCCTATTTCCTCCCCCAAATACACATATTCTGGTGTCTTCCTTCTGGAAAGACAAGCTGGCATGTGTGGCATTTTGCTCAGTTCCTCTCCCATCCTCCCcccatctttctttttatcctttaaTGCTTTCTGTACAACTCTTTTTGTGACAGCTGACTGATGTTGGGTAATGTCTCTGAGCAGGAGCAGTGTATGTTGCAGCTGCCCAAAGCCTCTGCCATCACGTGAGCAAAACAGCCTTGcttttttgaatgtattttttgtttgtttactttaaaGAGACAGTAACAAAACTGTTGTGAAGCACTGGcttttaatgtttctgttaaGTAATGTACATTCAAAACCATTGAATAAATGCACTGAAAAGCCCCAAGAAGAGAGATACCAATCTGTTAGTAGATCATGCTTGTCTTCTCAAAAATTGTACAGATCTTGTCTGTTTTGTTAAACCAATGGAGACATTTAGCATTCAGAAACCTAATGAGGGATTTTGTGATATTGCTGGAAATTTATGACTATTGATTACTactttcctttatctttcttttaatatatatatatatatatatttagatagAACATGctaaaaaaacagagcaaataaacCAAAATCTAATTTAAGATGGATTCCTGGCAAACATTTTGTCTATCTAAAACTTTATGTTTTAAGCATAAAAGtaccattttaaaaacagtgccTTTCATGAAGGATGTGGAAAGTAAGATTTAAGTACAtcacctgcttttttttctttctttctttctttctttctttctttttttttttttctctttttcctttcaacagCAATTAGAGTCCATGGTCTTTGTTAATGACCCAGTCTTTCTGCTTCCCTAAACCTCCACAGGCTGCTTCCTCATCCTAGTCATTTCACCATC from Aythya fuligula isolate bAytFul2 chromosome 6, bAytFul2.pri, whole genome shotgun sequence harbors:
- the FIGN gene encoding fidgetin isoform X1, with product MISSTSVYGLKMQWTPEHAQWPEQHFDITSTTRSPAHKVEAYRGHLQRTYQYAWANDDISALTASNLLKKYAEKYSGILEGPAERPILSNYSEAPSGLVNGRKNESEPWQPSLNSESVYPMNCVPDVITASKAGVSAALPPTDVSASIGSSPGVASNLAEPSYSSSTCGSHTVPSLHSGLPSQEYATGYNGSYLHTSYSGQPAPALPSPHPSPLHSSGLLQPPPPPPPPPALVPGYNGTSNLSSYSYPSASYPPQTAVGPGYSPGGAPPPSAYLPSGIPAPTPLPPTTVPSYSYQGHGLTPIAPSALTNTSASSLKRKAFYMAGQGEMDSSYGNYSYGQQRSTQSPMYRMPDNSISNANRGNGFDRSAETSSLAFKPTKQLMSSEQQRKFSSQSSRALTPPSYSTAKNSLGSRSSDSFGKYTSPVMNEHGDEHRQLLPHPMQGPGLRAATSSNHSVDEQLKNTDTHLIDLVTNEIINQGPPVDWNDIAGLDLVKAVIKEEVLWPVLRSDAFNGLTALPRSILLFGPRGTGKTLMGRCIASQLGATFFKITGSGLVTKWLGEGEKIVHASFLVARCRQPSVIFVSDIDMLLSSQVSEEHSPVSRMRTEFLMQLDTVLTSAEDQIVVICATSKPEEIDESLRRYFMKRLLIPLPDSTARHQIIVQLLSQHNYCLNDKEVALLVQRTEGFSGLDVAHLCQEAVVGPLHAMPATDLSAIMPSQLRPVTYQDFENAFCKIQPSISQKELDTYVEWNKMFGCSQ
- the FIGN gene encoding fidgetin isoform X2 — encoded protein: MQWTPEHAQWPEQHFDITSTTRSPAHKVEAYRGHLQRTYQYAWANDDISALTASNLLKKYAEKYSGILEGPAERPILSNYSEAPSGLVNGRKNESEPWQPSLNSESVYPMNCVPDVITASKAGVSAALPPTDVSASIGSSPGVASNLAEPSYSSSTCGSHTVPSLHSGLPSQEYATGYNGSYLHTSYSGQPAPALPSPHPSPLHSSGLLQPPPPPPPPPALVPGYNGTSNLSSYSYPSASYPPQTAVGPGYSPGGAPPPSAYLPSGIPAPTPLPPTTVPSYSYQGHGLTPIAPSALTNTSASSLKRKAFYMAGQGEMDSSYGNYSYGQQRSTQSPMYRMPDNSISNANRGNGFDRSAETSSLAFKPTKQLMSSEQQRKFSSQSSRALTPPSYSTAKNSLGSRSSDSFGKYTSPVMNEHGDEHRQLLPHPMQGPGLRAATSSNHSVDEQLKNTDTHLIDLVTNEIINQGPPVDWNDIAGLDLVKAVIKEEVLWPVLRSDAFNGLTALPRSILLFGPRGTGKTLMGRCIASQLGATFFKITGSGLVTKWLGEGEKIVHASFLVARCRQPSVIFVSDIDMLLSSQVSEEHSPVSRMRTEFLMQLDTVLTSAEDQIVVICATSKPEEIDESLRRYFMKRLLIPLPDSTARHQIIVQLLSQHNYCLNDKEVALLVQRTEGFSGLDVAHLCQEAVVGPLHAMPATDLSAIMPSQLRPVTYQDFENAFCKIQPSISQKELDTYVEWNKMFGCSQ